From a single Fibrobacter sp. UWB5 genomic region:
- a CDS encoding bifunctional diguanylate cyclase/phosphodiesterase, which yields MRLFDEKVVLRFLLVIASVFFAAFIPEILSGKERLIWAIPYILADFFLVVVAVLYRFPIIGNRKRMREDVNIAPPTADPTPIRDFKKDLMERDELFQMMVDISASGFWTFDVITGKVYWSRRAIKLLQAESSTMLDSFDLLKERIVESDWLQFKKALQVALENGEKFSLTVNLLKAKSGEGSLMLSGHVQMNDSGHPIRIVGALNEYSDKQAQAKQNYYYAYQDALTGVYNRKFFLEKLKVDVDMALKRPDYLFAVALLDIDRFGAINTSYSINVGDSVLRVVADRIKAQCRVGDTIARIGPDVFAIVLHDIKFNDDDNDIKAVVRRIHNAVKQPIQLEGRELYIGVSMAVALNREVDCVEDIMANVTSSLREMKKSVAHGGIQFFSGGIREKAMKLYKLEFDIRRALQAREFVLFYQPIVDIANGNRVSAFEALVRWNQSENRFISPAEFIPIAEETGLIIPMGAQILRMACLQAKAWVDQGFTDIQVAVNFSAKQFALDNMIDDIKQVLLETHLNPKNLKLEITEYTAVCEAEKTVKIMKALSGMGIQISIDDFGTGYSSLSYLKQFPIHTLKMDKSFIDHVTDDEEDASFARMVIGIAKSLNLDLIAEGVESEEQLDFLKSEGCKLIQGFYFSKPLSADKAYEYLQQHYLPASSATAEKAAMDIPVIERGYVGESYIP from the coding sequence ATGAGATTATTTGACGAAAAAGTGGTCTTAAGGTTCTTGCTGGTTATAGCAAGCGTTTTCTTTGCAGCATTCATTCCAGAAATTCTATCGGGTAAGGAGCGTCTCATTTGGGCGATCCCTTACATTCTTGCAGACTTTTTCTTGGTTGTAGTGGCTGTTTTGTATCGTTTTCCGATTATTGGCAACCGCAAGCGCATGCGCGAAGATGTCAATATCGCCCCTCCGACTGCCGATCCGACCCCCATCCGTGATTTCAAGAAAGACCTCATGGAACGTGACGAACTGTTCCAGATGATGGTCGATATCTCTGCCAGCGGATTCTGGACTTTTGACGTCATTACCGGAAAAGTCTACTGGTCTCGCCGTGCCATCAAGCTCTTGCAGGCCGAATCGAGTACCATGCTCGATTCCTTTGACTTGCTCAAGGAACGCATTGTCGAAAGTGACTGGCTCCAGTTCAAGAAGGCCTTGCAGGTCGCCCTCGAAAATGGCGAAAAGTTCAGCTTGACGGTCAATTTGCTGAAGGCAAAGTCCGGCGAAGGCAGCCTGATGCTTTCTGGCCACGTGCAGATGAACGATTCCGGGCATCCCATCCGTATTGTCGGTGCCTTGAACGAATATTCCGACAAGCAGGCCCAGGCCAAGCAGAATTACTACTACGCCTATCAAGATGCCCTGACCGGCGTTTATAACCGCAAGTTCTTCCTTGAAAAGCTCAAAGTCGATGTCGACATGGCTCTCAAGAGACCCGATTACCTGTTTGCGGTGGCCCTTTTGGACATCGACCGTTTTGGCGCAATCAATACATCTTATTCCATTAATGTAGGCGACAGCGTTTTGCGCGTGGTCGCCGACCGTATTAAGGCCCAGTGCCGCGTGGGTGACACGATTGCACGAATTGGTCCCGATGTGTTTGCTATTGTTTTGCACGATATCAAGTTTAATGACGACGATAACGATATCAAGGCTGTAGTCCGCAGAATCCACAATGCGGTCAAGCAGCCCATCCAACTGGAAGGTCGTGAACTTTATATTGGCGTTTCGATGGCGGTGGCCCTCAACCGCGAAGTGGACTGCGTCGAAGACATCATGGCGAACGTCACCTCCAGCCTTCGCGAAATGAAGAAGAGCGTGGCTCATGGCGGAATCCAGTTCTTTAGCGGTGGCATCCGTGAAAAGGCCATGAAGCTCTACAAGCTTGAATTCGATATCCGCAGGGCTCTCCAGGCTCGCGAATTCGTGCTGTTCTACCAGCCGATTGTCGATATCGCTAACGGAAACCGCGTGTCCGCCTTCGAGGCGCTTGTCCGTTGGAACCAGTCCGAAAACAGGTTTATTTCGCCGGCAGAATTTATCCCGATTGCCGAAGAGACTGGCCTCATTATCCCGATGGGTGCCCAGATTCTGAGAATGGCGTGCTTGCAGGCTAAAGCTTGGGTTGACCAGGGATTTACCGATATCCAGGTGGCCGTGAACTTCTCGGCAAAGCAGTTTGCGCTCGACAACATGATCGACGACATCAAGCAGGTGTTGCTCGAAACGCATTTGAACCCCAAGAACCTGAAGCTCGAAATTACCGAATACACAGCCGTTTGCGAAGCCGAAAAGACGGTGAAGATCATGAAGGCTCTTTCGGGAATGGGTATCCAGATTTCGATTGACGACTTCGGTACGGGTTACAGCAGCCTTTCTTACCTCAAACAGTTCCCGATTCATACGCTCAAGATGGACAAGTCCTTCATTGACCACGTGACCGACGACGAAGAAGATGCCTCTTTTGCCCGCATGGTGATTGGCATTGCCAAGTCCCTGAATCTGGACCTGATTGCAGAAGGCGTCGAAAGCGAAGAACAGCTCGACTTCTTGAAGTCCGAAGGCTGCAAGCTGATTCAGGGCTTCTATTTCAGCAAACCGCTATCTGCCGACAAGGCTTACGAATACCTGCAGCAGCATTATCTGCCAGCATCGTCTGCCACTGCAGAAAAGGCCGCGATGGATATCCCTGTAATCGAAAGAGGTTACGTTGGGGAAAGCTATATCCCGTAA
- a CDS encoding TatD family hydrolase gives MFIDTHCHLDSYEQHAGEAVGNLFSRLAHDPDQNIQAPEAYIHVACDPADFARAQELSEKYPNVYAAYGIHPEYVLTETAEDEAKLLEYLKHPKCVACGEFGLDYHYGSDTKAEQVKLFERHLELGLKSGKPLVLHLREADDDALAVLRNADLRGSKIHVHCFTGSPKFCAQLLDLKYRGASIFVGFTGIVTFKNAQNVRDAAALVPMDQMLLETDSPYMAPIPYRGKPCHSGYIPYIAQALAQVKEIPVEQLYRDCRENTRRCYGI, from the coding sequence ATGTTTATCGATACGCATTGTCATTTGGATTCCTACGAACAGCATGCCGGCGAAGCCGTCGGCAATCTGTTTTCACGCCTCGCCCACGACCCGGACCAAAACATCCAAGCTCCCGAGGCCTATATTCATGTGGCATGCGATCCGGCGGATTTTGCCCGCGCGCAGGAGCTCTCTGAAAAATATCCAAATGTCTACGCCGCTTACGGGATTCATCCGGAATATGTTTTGACGGAAACCGCCGAAGACGAAGCAAAACTGCTGGAATACCTGAAGCACCCCAAGTGTGTGGCGTGTGGCGAATTCGGGCTCGATTACCACTACGGTTCAGACACCAAGGCCGAACAGGTCAAGCTTTTTGAGCGCCACCTGGAACTCGGACTCAAATCGGGCAAGCCGCTGGTTTTGCACTTGCGAGAAGCCGACGACGATGCGCTCGCCGTGCTCCGCAATGCCGACCTACGCGGAAGCAAGATTCACGTTCACTGCTTTACGGGTTCGCCCAAATTCTGCGCCCAGTTGCTGGACTTGAAATACCGTGGAGCAAGCATTTTTGTGGGCTTTACGGGAATCGTGACGTTCAAGAATGCACAAAACGTGCGCGACGCCGCGGCGCTCGTGCCCATGGACCAGATGCTCCTAGAAACGGACTCCCCTTACATGGCCCCCATTCCTTACCGCGGAAAGCCCTGCCATTCGGGCTATATTCCCTACATTGCACAGGCTCTCGCCCAAGTAAAAGAAATCCCTGTAGAACAACTCTACAGGGACTGTCGTGAAAATACGCGTCGCTGTTACGGGATATAG
- the greA gene encoding transcription elongation factor GreA produces the protein MKHLISKEGFEKFKAEWEHLKYVERPAMINQVQAAAAEGDRSENAAYTYGRMRVREIDRRLRELDRILDGAQVVESQASDDGTIRFGATVKMKDIKTKRERTYSIVGEKEIDPLQGRISMKSPVGEALMGKKQGDQVQVQAPKGLITYEIVEVKY, from the coding sequence ATGAAACACTTGATTTCTAAAGAAGGCTTTGAAAAGTTCAAGGCGGAATGGGAACACTTGAAATACGTGGAACGCCCGGCGATGATTAACCAGGTGCAGGCGGCTGCAGCCGAGGGTGACCGCAGTGAAAACGCAGCCTATACCTATGGCCGCATGCGCGTGCGCGAAATCGACCGCAGGCTCCGCGAACTGGACCGCATCCTGGACGGCGCGCAGGTGGTCGAATCGCAGGCATCTGACGACGGCACGATCCGCTTTGGCGCTACAGTCAAGATGAAAGACATCAAGACCAAGCGCGAACGCACCTACTCTATCGTGGGCGAAAAGGAAATCGACCCGCTGCAAGGCCGAATCAGCATGAAATCGCCCGTAGGCGAAGCCCTGATGGGCAAAAAACAAGGCGACCAAGTGCAAGTCCAAGCTCCCAAAGGCCTGATTACATACGAAATCGTGGAAGTTAAATATTGA
- a CDS encoding DUF1015 domain-containing protein: protein MMHIYPFKALRPVNPAEAETISALPYDVMNRAEAKQMAEGLPHSYLRVTRAELELPDSVDAYDPKVYAHARENLDKMIADGVIAYDKKPCLYVYRQTMNGREQYGLVCCVPAADYFNGIIKKHELTRADKEEDRLRHVLATNANTGPVFLTYRDQGQFDVFGAVTKRKPVYDFVSKGDGFGHTVWIIDDDAEIEAIRKSFEAVPVSYIADGHHRSAAGARAASFRAEQNPNNTGDEEYNRYLAILFPSTQLKILDYNRVLKDLNGRTPEQLMDEMKKVFDIAELDKMQSPAKQNQVNFYMGGKWYACTFKAEYLKNLGPVDSLDVALLQKLILKPLFDIDDPRTSKRIDFVGGIRGLGELVKRVDSGECACAFAMYPTTLDQLMNIADAGEIMPPKSTWFEPKLRDGLLVHSLD from the coding sequence ATGATGCACATTTACCCGTTCAAGGCGCTGCGCCCGGTGAATCCGGCCGAAGCCGAAACGATTTCTGCCCTCCCGTACGACGTGATGAATCGCGCCGAAGCCAAGCAAATGGCCGAAGGGCTCCCGCATTCCTACCTGCGCGTGACCCGTGCGGAACTGGAACTCCCTGATTCCGTGGATGCTTACGACCCGAAAGTCTATGCGCATGCTCGTGAAAACTTGGACAAGATGATTGCCGACGGCGTGATCGCTTACGACAAGAAGCCTTGCCTCTACGTTTACCGCCAGACCATGAACGGTCGCGAACAGTACGGTCTCGTTTGCTGCGTGCCCGCTGCCGACTACTTCAACGGCATTATCAAGAAGCACGAACTCACTCGCGCCGACAAGGAAGAAGACCGTTTGCGCCATGTGCTTGCCACCAACGCCAACACCGGTCCGGTGTTCCTGACCTACCGCGATCAGGGCCAGTTTGATGTGTTCGGTGCCGTGACCAAGCGTAAGCCCGTGTATGACTTTGTGAGCAAGGGTGACGGCTTTGGCCACACGGTTTGGATTATCGACGATGACGCCGAAATTGAAGCCATCCGCAAGTCTTTCGAAGCCGTTCCGGTAAGCTACATTGCCGACGGTCACCATCGCAGTGCAGCCGGTGCCCGCGCCGCAAGCTTCCGCGCTGAACAGAACCCGAACAACACCGGTGACGAAGAATACAACCGTTACCTCGCCATCCTTTTCCCGAGCACCCAGCTCAAGATCCTCGACTACAACCGCGTGCTCAAGGACCTGAACGGTCGTACTCCGGAACAGCTCATGGACGAAATGAAGAAGGTGTTCGACATTGCCGAACTTGACAAGATGCAGAGCCCGGCCAAGCAGAACCAGGTGAACTTCTACATGGGCGGCAAGTGGTACGCTTGCACGTTCAAGGCCGAATACCTCAAGAACCTCGGCCCGGTGGACAGCCTCGATGTGGCTCTCCTCCAGAAGCTCATCTTGAAGCCGCTCTTCGATATCGACGACCCGCGTACTTCCAAGCGCATCGACTTCGTCGGTGGCATTCGCGGTCTCGGCGAACTCGTGAAGCGCGTTGACAGCGGTGAATGCGCCTGCGCCTTCGCTATGTATCCGACGACTCTCGATCAGCTCATGAATATCGCCGACGCTGGCGAAATCATGCCGCCGAAGAGCACCTGGTTTGAACCGAAGCTCCGCGACGGTCTCCTGGTTCACTCGCTGGACTAA
- a CDS encoding S26 family signal peptidase produces the protein MLFICGAAFVARLYAIAPVKIMDASMTPKFKEQSIHWMCKLPQCLSKIKEQDIVWLSLKSGETMVRRVLAMPGDSIEITDKGRVRTPHRNYKWKGEDAFIQSQTIYVPKAGDTLYFDKLNEVEQDYILAYLHTHGEKIAIKSTLWQGDREINIDRVGATKIANRQVSLKEVDYLPWQDRYLIELQIRQAEPGNAPIKIKRELFRLKPAKLELTPPPTSSADSIAGDSVKTDSVKVAHADSSATAKADTTKKDSTKKDSAVAAPAKPAPAKEEPEKYLDEPLNMIVIEEDCYYMTCIKGSSCPDSRELGYFTHKDFIGRYLEWPDRFKNRIIVPAKKFLDKSIEYVLSLLTPEEDSEENTSDNEEVENKSDSTK, from the coding sequence TTGTTATTCATTTGCGGAGCAGCCTTTGTCGCACGCCTTTATGCGATTGCGCCTGTCAAGATTATGGATGCGTCGATGACGCCCAAGTTCAAGGAACAGTCTATCCATTGGATGTGCAAACTACCGCAATGTCTTTCCAAAATCAAGGAACAGGATATTGTCTGGCTTTCGCTCAAAAGCGGCGAAACCATGGTACGCAGGGTGCTCGCCATGCCGGGCGACTCCATTGAAATCACAGACAAAGGGCGCGTGCGTACGCCGCACCGCAATTACAAGTGGAAGGGCGAAGACGCCTTTATCCAGAGCCAAACGATTTACGTTCCCAAGGCCGGCGATACGCTTTATTTTGATAAATTAAATGAGGTCGAACAAGACTACATTTTAGCCTACCTGCATACCCATGGCGAAAAGATTGCAATCAAGTCGACGCTCTGGCAGGGCGACCGCGAAATCAACATTGACCGCGTGGGAGCCACCAAGATCGCAAACCGCCAGGTAAGCCTTAAGGAAGTCGACTATTTGCCGTGGCAAGACCGCTACCTGATCGAGCTCCAGATTCGTCAGGCCGAGCCGGGCAACGCCCCCATTAAAATCAAGCGCGAACTGTTCCGCCTGAAGCCCGCCAAGCTCGAACTCACTCCCCCGCCCACGTCTTCTGCAGACTCTATTGCGGGTGATTCCGTCAAGACCGATTCCGTGAAAGTCGCACACGCCGATTCCAGCGCAACTGCAAAGGCCGACACGACAAAGAAAGATTCGACGAAAAAGGATTCTGCCGTCGCGGCACCTGCAAAGCCTGCCCCTGCAAAAGAAGAACCGGAAAAATACTTGGATGAGCCCTTGAACATGATTGTCATCGAAGAAGACTGCTATTACATGACATGCATCAAGGGCTCCAGCTGCCCCGATTCACGCGAGCTCGGATACTTTACGCACAAGGACTTTATCGGGCGCTACTTGGAATGGCCGGACCGCTTCAAGAACCGAATCATCGTTCCGGCCAAGAAATTCCTCGACAAGTCAATCGAATACGTCCTCTCGCTCTTGACTCCAGAAGAAGATTCAGAAGAGAATACTTCTGACAATGAAGAAGTCGAAAACAAGAGCGATTCCACAAAGTAA
- the lepA gene encoding translation elongation factor 4 gives MPQNDNIRNFSIIAHIDHGKSTLADRMIELTKTVSKNEMTNQLLDDMDLERERGITIKAHAIRMVYEKDGKEYILNMIDTPGHVDFTYEVSRSLAACEGAILVVDASQGIEAQTLSNLYLALENDLEIIPVLNKVDLPGAQPDHVAQLVGDLLGYDPDSIPRISAKTGLNVDQVLDKIVDEIPAPKGDTGNPLKALIFDSVYDSYRGVINYIRIVEGTIKAGMKIKMMKTGAEYMVTEVGTFSMRRDPREELTEGMVGYVLANVKTISDVKIGDTLTDSANPATEPLPGYKDILPMIYSGIYPINPEDYKDLREALEKLRLNDSAISWEPETSEALGFGFRTGFLGLLHMEIVQERLDREFNVDIITTVPNVEYHVYMSDGTMVKIESPSKLPDASRYDHIEEPYVKAQIFTPKEFVGALMTLCEEKRGEFETMEYLDEEKVILKYNLPLAEIMFDFYDRLKSVSRGYAGLDYAPSEYRRNNLVKLDILLNGDPVDAFSVIIHKDKAHTYANAICVKLKDLIPRQQFDVAIQGAIGGKIISRSTVKAVRKDVLAKCYGGDITRKRKLLEKQKEGKKRMKSIGSVEVPQKAFLAVLSLSDNSTNNGD, from the coding sequence ATGCCGCAAAACGACAACATTAGAAATTTCAGCATTATCGCCCATATCGACCACGGTAAATCGACTCTTGCCGACCGAATGATTGAACTGACCAAGACCGTTTCGAAGAACGAAATGACGAACCAGCTCTTGGACGACATGGACCTTGAACGCGAACGCGGCATTACCATCAAGGCCCACGCCATTCGCATGGTGTACGAGAAGGACGGCAAGGAATACATTCTGAACATGATCGACACTCCAGGGCACGTGGACTTTACCTACGAAGTCAGCCGTTCCCTGGCCGCTTGCGAAGGCGCCATTCTGGTGGTGGACGCAAGCCAGGGTATCGAAGCCCAGACGCTCAGTAACCTCTACCTCGCTCTCGAAAACGACCTGGAAATCATTCCGGTGCTCAACAAGGTGGACCTTCCGGGTGCACAGCCCGACCATGTGGCACAGCTCGTAGGCGACTTGCTCGGTTACGACCCCGACAGCATTCCGCGCATTTCTGCAAAGACCGGCCTGAACGTGGACCAGGTTCTCGACAAGATCGTCGACGAAATCCCGGCCCCCAAGGGCGATACGGGCAATCCGCTCAAGGCTTTGATTTTTGACTCCGTGTACGATTCTTACCGCGGCGTGATCAACTACATCCGAATTGTCGAAGGCACCATCAAGGCCGGCATGAAGATCAAGATGATGAAGACCGGCGCCGAATACATGGTGACAGAAGTCGGAACCTTTAGCATGCGCCGCGACCCGCGCGAAGAACTGACTGAAGGCATGGTGGGTTACGTGCTTGCCAACGTGAAGACGATTAGCGACGTGAAAATCGGCGACACCTTGACCGATTCCGCCAATCCGGCAACTGAGCCGCTCCCGGGTTACAAAGACATTCTGCCGATGATCTATTCCGGTATCTACCCCATCAACCCGGAAGACTACAAGGACTTGCGCGAAGCTTTGGAAAAGCTCCGTCTGAACGATTCGGCCATCAGCTGGGAACCGGAAACTTCCGAAGCGCTCGGTTTCGGTTTCCGCACAGGGTTCCTCGGACTCTTGCACATGGAAATCGTGCAGGAACGTCTGGACCGCGAATTCAACGTGGACATCATCACGACGGTGCCGAACGTGGAATACCACGTGTACATGAGCGACGGCACGATGGTGAAAATCGAAAGCCCCTCCAAGCTCCCCGATGCCAGCCGTTACGACCACATCGAAGAACCCTACGTGAAGGCGCAGATCTTTACGCCCAAGGAATTCGTGGGTGCACTCATGACGCTCTGCGAAGAAAAACGTGGCGAATTCGAGACCATGGAATACCTTGACGAAGAAAAGGTGATTCTCAAGTACAACCTGCCCCTCGCCGAAATCATGTTCGATTTCTACGACCGTTTAAAGTCTGTGAGCCGCGGCTACGCTGGCCTCGACTACGCCCCGAGCGAATACCGCAGAAACAACCTCGTGAAGCTGGATATCCTCTTGAACGGCGACCCGGTGGATGCATTCTCGGTGATTATCCACAAGGACAAGGCCCACACTTACGCCAACGCCATCTGCGTGAAGCTTAAGGACCTTATTCCGCGCCAGCAGTTCGACGTGGCCATTCAGGGTGCCATTGGCGGCAAGATCATTAGTCGTTCCACCGTGAAGGCCGTGCGCAAGGACGTGCTTGCCAAGTGCTACGGCGGTGACATCACCCGTAAGCGCAAACTCCTTGAAAAGCAGAAAGAAGGTAAGAAGCGCATGAAGAGCATCGGTTCTGTGGAAGTGCCGCAGAAGGCATTCCTCGCCGTACTTTCGTTGAGCGACAACTCCACCAACAACGGGGACTAA
- a CDS encoding peptidylprolyl isomerase: protein MDAIIETHEGKIVVSLDFKSAPNTVANFVDLANKGFYNGLTFHRVIPGFMIQGGDPEGNGKGGPGYTIDDEISSLKHEAGVISMANRGPNTNGSQFFITQTPQHHLDGKHTVFGKVLEGEDVVCRIEPNDKIINITIVEKK, encoded by the coding sequence ATCGATGCAATTATTGAGACTCACGAAGGCAAAATCGTGGTTTCGCTCGATTTCAAGTCCGCACCCAACACGGTTGCCAATTTTGTCGATCTCGCAAACAAGGGCTTTTACAACGGCCTCACGTTCCATCGCGTGATTCCCGGATTCATGATCCAGGGCGGCGATCCCGAAGGTAACGGCAAGGGCGGCCCCGGTTATACGATCGATGACGAAATCAGTTCTTTGAAGCACGAAGCCGGCGTTATCTCGATGGCCAACCGTGGCCCGAATACGAACGGTTCGCAGTTCTTTATCACGCAGACGCCGCAGCACCACCTCGATGGCAAGCACACGGTGTTCGGTAAGGTTCTCGAAGGCGAAGATGTCGTTTGCCGTATTGAACCCAATGATAAAATTATTAACATCACTATCGTGGAAAAGAAGTAA
- the lexA gene encoding transcriptional repressor LexA: MENNSKRKELTTRQEEILEYIKKYSKENRMPPTVREIGNHFEISSTNGVRSILAALIKKGYINRSPRLSRGIEVVDSGNSEASEAPANTIEIPIVGRVAAGTPILAVQNLEGTVTIDRDFLACRSDVFALRVKGDSMINAGILDGDLIFARQQKTADRGEIIVAQVDNEATVKYYHPAADHIELRPANPRYRPIIVKKDKHFSIAGKLIGVMRKVN, from the coding sequence ATGGAAAACAACAGCAAACGCAAGGAGCTAACCACCCGTCAAGAAGAAATCCTGGAATACATCAAGAAGTATTCCAAGGAAAATCGCATGCCGCCTACGGTCCGCGAAATCGGCAACCATTTCGAGATTTCTTCGACGAACGGCGTCCGTTCCATTCTCGCCGCCCTCATCAAGAAGGGCTATATCAACCGCTCCCCCAGACTCAGCCGCGGCATCGAAGTAGTCGACAGCGGCAATTCTGAAGCTTCGGAAGCTCCGGCAAACACCATTGAAATTCCTATCGTGGGCCGCGTCGCTGCCGGTACGCCGATTCTCGCCGTGCAGAACCTCGAAGGCACCGTCACCATCGACCGCGACTTCCTCGCTTGCCGTTCTGACGTCTTTGCGCTCCGCGTCAAGGGCGACTCCATGATCAACGCCGGCATTCTCGACGGCGACTTGATTTTCGCTCGCCAGCAGAAGACGGCTGACCGCGGCGAAATCATCGTGGCCCAGGTCGACAACGAAGCCACCGTCAAGTATTACCACCCCGCCGCAGACCATATCGAACTGCGCCCGGCCAACCCGCGCTACCGCCCGATCATCGTCAAGAAGGACAAGCACTTCTCCATCGCTGGCAAGCTCATCGGCGTGATGCGCAAGGTGAACTAA